The Ptychodera flava strain L36383 unplaced genomic scaffold, AS_Pfla_20210202 Scaffold_45__1_contigs__length_1260105_pilon, whole genome shotgun sequence genome window below encodes:
- the LOC139128169 gene encoding tripartite motif-containing protein 2-like: protein MSVKMAATPESKFLEKISEDFLCCAICLEHFKSPKILPCLHTFCEQCLVTLVEKIGSLNCPECRHEHQLPVGGVEALKGNTFMTNLIEMFEQRLETVKRAKIDCSGCEENVGTRRCVECELLLCDVCVKAHRIIPVTRSHQLITIDEFRTVQSTNPVVLQPLEFCSAHPNNELEFYCETCQVPVCVNCTIVKHRIPEHVHRDLKDAADEYLTELKAMVDKLKVKEQEAEKNKTLAKQIHTDLTERYSREERMVRMKAEEIIKKTKREEQRLIDELNHIYTDKIAKAATDIDDLELKHANIKSACTYLEALMHHGNSAQLLSTRADALPRIQQLLGVFMKPCVQNVDLFEANEKFNEIGMLGSLRWDGSTSTCTDENIPNQQVKGNSVDLLITTRDSSGKQVIPKQQVKAKVRKPCGALEELSVSDNEDGTYTVTLCRQVDGVYEVTVTIGTHPPQESPVIRGLVKTIGSKGNAEGQLQHPFGVAINKDKDIVIADTANNRLQVTDKDGKFKKSLVFTQFNHPFRPCDIVISSDNTYYSLDDSNNQVVVSDENGHVIRCFGQNELQDPQGIAVKPVDGNVYVTDYGGNCVRVYTKHGKYLESFGSKGKGQGEFNLPWGIAVESTGMVYVADCNNHRIQVFNADKKYLNSFDCKSGGRGKKKPRGISIDNNTHLYVTAHPRCLLKFESNGDFVCRIDCDKDGLKTPTGIALTDDVPCRVVVADSYNHRVKVFAQ, encoded by the coding sequence TCGAGAAGATTGGATCTCTAAACTGCCCAGAATGTCGACACGAACATCAGCTTCCTGTTGGAGGAGTGGAGGCACTTAAAGGTAATACCTTTATGACTAATCTGATCGAGATGTTCGAACAAAGATTAGAGACCGTGAAAAGAGCTAAGATTGACTGTTCAGGCTGCGAGGAAAATGTCGGCACCCGCAGATGTGTTGAGTGTGAACTTCTTCTTTGTGATGTCTGTGTTAAGGCACATAGAATTATTCCAGTCACTCGGTCACATCAACTCATAACCATTGATGAATTCAGAACAGTCCAGTCAACTAACCCAGTGGTGCTGCAACCATTGGAATTTTGCAGCGCTCATCCAAACAATGAACTTGAATTctactgtgaaacctgtcaggtaCCTGTCTGTGTAAACTGTACTATTGTCAAACACCGCataccagaacatgtacacagagacttgaaagatgcggcagatgagtatcttacagaattgaaagccatggttgacaaactgaaagtgaaagaacaggaagctgaaaagaacaaaaccctGGCCAAGCAGATACACACTGATCTTACAGAGCGGTACAGCAGAGAAGAAAGGATGGTGAgaatgaaagcagaagaaatcatcaagaaaacaaagagaGAGGAGCAGAGACTGATAGATGAACTCAATCATATCTATACAGATAAAATTGCAAAAGCAGCTACAGACATCGATGACTTGGAACTAAAACATGCCAATATCAAGAGTGCATGCACCTACTTGGAAGCACTGATGCACCACGGGAATTCTGCCCAGCTGCTGTCAACCAGAGCTGATGCATTGCCTCGCATTCAGCAACTTCTTGGCGTCTTTATGAAACCGTGTGTACAAAATGTAGATCTGTTTGAAGCAAATGAAAAGTTCAATGAAATTGGAATGCTTGGATCATTAAGGTGGGATGGAAGCACCTCAACCTGTACAGATGAAAACATTCCAAATCAACAGGTGAAAGGTAACTCTGTAGACCTACTGATCACAACAAGAGATTCATcaggaaaacaagtcatcccaAAACAACAAGTAAAAGCCAAGGTAAGAAAACCATGCGGAGCTTTAGAAGAGCTTTCCGTCTCCGATAATGAAGATGGAACTTACACAGTTACACTATGTCGTCAAGTCGATGGTGTATATGAGGTAACCGTCACAATAGGAACCCACCCACCACAAGAAAGTCCTGTCATCAGAGGTTTGGTGAAGACCATTGGAAGCAAGGGAAACGCTGAGGGACAGTTACAACATCCATTTGGAGTGGCGATAAACAAAGACAAAGACATTGTCATTGCCGACACTGCCAACAACAGATTACAAGTAACCGATAAAGACGGCAAGTTTAAGAAAAGTTTGGTGTTCACACAATTCAATCATCCCTTCAGACCGTGTGACATAGTGATTTCAAGTGACAATACATACTACAGCTTAGATGACAGCAATAATcaagtagttgtcagtgatgagaatGGACATGTAATCAGAtgctttggacaaaatgagttACAAGATCCCCAGGGGATAGCTGTTAAGCCTGTGGATGGCAATGTGTACGTGACAGACTATGGTGGGAATTGTGTCAGAGTTTACACAAAACATGGCAAATACCTCGAGTCATTTGGGTCAAAGGGTAAAGGTCAAGGGGAGTTCAATTTGCCCTGGGGCATTGCAGTGGAAAGTACAGGAATGGTTTATGTAGCAGACTGTAACAACCATCGTATCCAAGTATTCAACGCCGACAAGAAGTACTTGAATTCGTTTGACTGTAAGAGCGGGGGCCGAGGTAAGAAAAAGCCCCGAGGAATATCCATCGACAATAATACACACCTCTATGTTACGGCTCACCCGAGGTGTCTGCTGAAGTTTGAGAGTAACGGTGATTTTGTTTGCCGCATTGATTGTGACAAGGATGGACTGAAAACCCCCACTGGTAtagcactgacagatgatgtGCCTTGCAGAGTGGTCGTGGCCGACAGTTACAATCATCGTGTCAAGGTGTTCGCGCAGTGA